The following are encoded in a window of Nomia melanderi isolate GNS246 chromosome 6, iyNomMela1, whole genome shotgun sequence genomic DNA:
- the LOC116427961 gene encoding uncharacterized protein LOC116427961 isoform X24, translating to MVVAMLADYGQPDLAGAASEETNQRSSSAHNRHSLTKDVKRRRSLYDEDSLDGEPHSESEGRDSSGSAKDVDRAKLVRERQNEERQRKLEELRQQALAAQRFREQREEERRRRIDELRSRDNDRFVRNQVEERKRLICEAERERREAILRKNQEREARIEAKKRNERSHIVFAFGSSTPRMLEPADTGGSTFWGTRRATSTTNVMMFSAAQPLTRRSSERELDGSKKRATSAGGLDRKLGEDMKMSSSMYEVFNWNSSPDPPLTPAKHKRASLSLPPTTDIFAIDDKSDSDTRRPMIQRAASGEESDGTPGTPSSVYLRVNRRRTDLMPTIPSPRDGPPSSGRSSSAKAFTRSPGRTYSMSRLDQLAQPRKRPTELSTLTEQQSQPLSASSMSRSMSHLAASGGKSLKRSDNSRSMGTLPGAVPMPRPTKAEKLRRKAREHQIQQQQGIRSGEVTPNSPSRPHSSMSQQSASSVGSSNVNLRPRTTAPRRPRPASIAGTGVSVTERHNLSGDAKLTKDSKPPLPKVHNTPKKPSTPKMTEIKKPTEKLAKNAKASPRITPKATPLQSPGIEHEPFIRESTGEIIKNEGKEEIKSDDKQHEEKKDQGTEKSQQEISAAEQGIEEAKKSAIVEQPNPAPVTKQVKEESNLGQENQAAVPSQETPKKKEDKQEKKPPAETEAKQENIIEEQVDMSASMIAKIRITTEEEAKAAIAERRRLAREQAEREAELERQRLEEEARLEAERLRAEEEEQRRLEEESLRLANEAREAEEQRLRLAIEEAKRREEEDRRRKEEEARQKQEKEEAERKAREEAERQRIEMAERLKKEEEERLARRKRVEAIMLRTRGKNQSNTPTKGEGGDGDKLKEDNSPNDENKPAPGNKGEDVMTASLISEATQQFISGEQRAHHTENSTKTDIVHNGTHSNGINESKIVLDNNQGNVEGELNGHHTNHGNGINNQSITLDNATVKQNNVTNNLLDLTEFDSLSNSSSGPILQLTSNLANEDTLNSNLNPAAIPFTPMANTYMPTAANANVNPFQDSFINNKPQDNSQVPDLLS from the exons CTGGAGCCGCTTCTGAGGAAACTAACCAAAGGTCCAGTTCTGCACACAATCGCCACTCTCTCACGAAGG ATGTGAAGCGACGACGAAGTCTCTACGACGAGGACTCCCTCGACGGCGAGCCGCATAGCGAGAGCGAAG GACGGGACTCGTCGGGAAGCGCGAAAGACGTGGACAGGGCGAAGCTCGTCCGCGAGAGACAGAACGAAGAGCGACAGCGGAAGTTGGAAGAGCTGAGACAGCAGGCCCTCGCCGCGCAGCGTTTCCGAGAGCAGCGGGAGGAGGAACGCCGGAGGCGCATCGACGAACTCAGATCGCGTGACAACGACAGGTTTGT ACGAAACCAAGTGGAAGAAAGAAAACGTTTGATATGCGAggcggagagggagagaaggGAGGCGATCCTCCGGAAGAACCAGGAGCGAGAGGCGCGCATAGAGGCGAAGAAGAGGAACGAGAGGTCGCACATCGTGTTCGCGTTCGGAAGCTCCACGCCGAGGATGCTGGAGCCTGCCGACACCGGTGGCTCCACTTTCTGGGGAACGCGTAGAGCAACGTCCACCACGAACGTGATGATGTTTTCGGCCGCTCAGCCGTTGACGAGGAGGTCCTCCGAAAGGGAGCTCGACGGCAGCAAGAAACGAGCCACTTCCGCCGGCGGTCTAGACCGGAAGCTCGGCGAAG ATATGAAAATGTCCTCGTCCATGTACGAGGTGTTCAATTGGAATTCTAGCCCCGATCCTCCCTTAACCCCCGCCAAACATAAGAGAGCCAGCCTCTCTCTGCCTCCTACAACTGACATCTTTGCCATCGATGATAAGTCTGATAGCGACACTAGGCGTCCGATGATTCAGCGGGCTGCCAGTG GTGAAGAGAGCGACGGGACACCGGGAACACCTAGCTCGGTTTACCTGCGCGTGAACAGGAGGCGCACCGATCTGATGCCGACGATACCGTCGCCGCGCGATGGCCCGCCGTCGTCGGGACGCAGCTCCAGCGCGAAGGCCTTCACACGCTCGCCAGGTAGGACTTACTCCATGTCCAGGCTGGACCAGCTCGCGCAGCCTAGGAAACGTCCGACAGAACTTAGCACACTGACGGAACAGCAAAGCCAGCCTCTGAGCGCTTCTAGCATGAGTCGCAGCATGTCACACTTAGCTGCGTCCGGCGGCAAGAGCCTAAAACGCTCAGATAACTCACGTAGCATGGGCACGCTGCCGGGCGCAGTCCCGATGCCGAGACCAACGAAGGCCGAGAAACTCCGTCGCAAAGCACGCGAGCATCAGATCCAACAGCAGCAAG GCATCCGCAGCGGGGAGGTGACACCGAACAGCCCATCACGACCGCACAGCTCCATGAGCCAGCAAAGCGCCAGCAGCGTGGGCAGCAGTAACGTCAATCTGCGTCCCCGTACAACTGCCCCGCGTCGGCCGCGACCTGCTTCTATTGCCGGTACCGGTGTTTCGGTCACAGAACGACACA ATCTGTCCGGCGATGCGAAACTGACAAAGGATTCAAAGCCGCCACTGCCAAAGGTCCACAACACTCCAAAGAAACCTTCCACGCCGAAGATGACCGAGATCAAGAAGCCCACGGAAAAGCTCGCGAAGAACGCGAAAGCGTCCCCGCGGATAACCCCGAAAGCGACGCCGCTCCAGAGCCCGGGGATCGAGCATGAGCCGTTCATTCGAGAGAGCACAGGGGAGATAATCAAGAACGAGGGGAAGGAAGAAATAAAGTCGGATGATAAGCAGCACGAGGAGAAGAAAGACCAGGGCACGGAAAAGTCGCAG CAGGAGATCAGCGCAGCGGAACAAGGTATCGAAGAAGCGAAGAAGTCGGCCATCGTTGAACAGCCCAATCCTGCACCGGTGACAAAACAAGTGAAAGAAGAGAGCAATTTGGGTCAGGAGAATCAAGCAGCCGTACCGTCACAAGAGACACCCAAGAAGAAAGAGGACAAGCAAGAGAAGAAGCCTCCAGCGGAAACTgaagcgaaacaagaaaacattATTGAAGAACAGGTCGACATGTCTG CCTCGATGATAGCGAAGATCAGAATTACCACAGAGGAGGAGGCCAAAGCAGCTATCGCGGAACGTAGAAGATTGGCCAGAGAGCAAGCAGAACGGGAAGCCGAACTCGAACGTCAACGTCTG GAGGAGGAAGCACGTTTGGAAGCCGAGAGACTACGCGCCGAAGAGGAAGAGCAACGGCGTTTGGAAGAGGAATCGCTCCGTTTGGCCAACGAAGCTCGAGAAGCCGAAGAACAGAGACTGAGACTGGCTATCGAGGAGGCGAAACGTCGCGAGGAGGAGGACaggagaagaaaagaagaagaggcTCGTCAGAAACAGGAGAAAGAAGAGGCTGAACGGAAAGCGAGGGAAGAAGCCGAAAG ACAGCGGATCGAAATGGCTGAACGTCTcaaaaaggaagaagaggaaagacTCGCCAGACGTAAGCGCGTCGAGGCAATCATGCTTAGAACTCGGGGGAAAAATCAGAGCAACACACCCACCAAG GGCGAAGGTGGTGACGGCGACAAGTTGAAAGAAGACAACAGCCCGAACGATGAGAACAAACCAGCACCAGGTAACAAAGGGGAAGACGTGATGACAGCCAGCCTGATATCCGAGGCGACTCAGCAATTCATTAGCGGTGAACAGCGGGCTCATCACACGGAGAACAGCACGAAAACGGATATTGTGCATAACGGCACGCATAGTAACGGCATTAATGAAAGTAAAATTGTATTGGATAATAATCAGGGTAACGTGGAGGGAGAACTGAACGGTCATCATACGAATCACGGAAACGGTATCAACAATCAATCGATTACACTGGATAATGCCACCGt CAAACAAAACAACGTGACCAACAACCTGTTAGACCTAACGGAATTCGACTCTCTCAGTAATAGCAGTAGTGGCCCAATACTCCAACTGACCAGCAatctggccaatgaagacacCCTCAACTCGAACCTAAACCCAGCAGCTATACCCTTCACTCCAATGGCCAACACATACATGCCCACTGCTGCTAATGCCAATGTAAATCCGTTCCAGGATTCTTTTATAAACAACAAACCGCAAGATAATAGTCAAGTACCAG ATCTTTTATCATAA
- the LOC116427961 gene encoding uncharacterized protein LOC116427961 isoform X29, producing MVVAMLADYGQPDLAGAASEETNQRSSSAHNRHSLTKGRDSSGSAKDVDRAKLVRERQNEERQRKLEELRQQALAAQRFREQREEERRRRIDELRSRDNDRFVRNQVEERKRLICEAERERREAILRKNQEREARIEAKKRNERSHIVFAFGSSTPRMLEPADTGGSTFWGTRRATSTTNVMMFSAAQPLTRRSSERELDGSKKRATSAGGLDRKLGEDMKMSSSMYEVFNWNSSPDPPLTPAKHKRASLSLPPTTDIFAIDDKSDSDTRRPMIQRAASGEESDGTPGTPSSVYLRVNRRRTDLMPTIPSPRDGPPSSGRSSSAKAFTRSPGRTYSMSRLDQLAQPRKRPTELSTLTEQQSQPLSASSMSRSMSHLAASGGKSLKRSDNSRSMGTLPGAVPMPRPTKAEKLRRKAREHQIQQQQGIRSGEVTPNSPSRPHSSMSQQSASSVGSSNVNLRPRTTAPRRPRPASIAGTGVSVTERHNLSGDAKLTKDSKPPLPKVHNTPKKPSTPKMTEIKKPTEKLAKNAKASPRITPKATPLQSPGIEHEPFIRESTGEIIKNEGKEEIKSDDKQHEEKKDQGTEKSQQEISAAEQGIEEAKKSAIVEQPNPAPVTKQVKEESNLGQENQAAVPSQETPKKKEDKQEKKPPAETEAKQENIIEEQVDMSASMIAKIRITTEEEAKAAIAERRRLAREQAEREAELERQRLEEEARLEAERLRAEEEEQRRLEEESLRLANEAREAEEQRLRLAIEEAKRREEEDRRRKEEEARQKQEKEEAERKAREEAERQRIEMAERLKKEEEERLARRKRVEAIMLRTRGKNQSNTPTKGEGGDGDKLKEDNSPNDENKPAPGNKGEDVMTASLISEATQQFISGEQRAHHTENSTKTDIVHNGTHSNGINESKIVLDNNQGNVEGELNGHHTNHGNGINNQSITLDNATVKQNNVTNNLLDLTEFDSLSNSSSGPILQLTSNLANEDTLNSNLNPAAIPFTPMANTYMPTAANANVNPFQDSFINNKPQDNSQVPDLLS from the exons CTGGAGCCGCTTCTGAGGAAACTAACCAAAGGTCCAGTTCTGCACACAATCGCCACTCTCTCACGAAGG GACGGGACTCGTCGGGAAGCGCGAAAGACGTGGACAGGGCGAAGCTCGTCCGCGAGAGACAGAACGAAGAGCGACAGCGGAAGTTGGAAGAGCTGAGACAGCAGGCCCTCGCCGCGCAGCGTTTCCGAGAGCAGCGGGAGGAGGAACGCCGGAGGCGCATCGACGAACTCAGATCGCGTGACAACGACAGGTTTGT ACGAAACCAAGTGGAAGAAAGAAAACGTTTGATATGCGAggcggagagggagagaaggGAGGCGATCCTCCGGAAGAACCAGGAGCGAGAGGCGCGCATAGAGGCGAAGAAGAGGAACGAGAGGTCGCACATCGTGTTCGCGTTCGGAAGCTCCACGCCGAGGATGCTGGAGCCTGCCGACACCGGTGGCTCCACTTTCTGGGGAACGCGTAGAGCAACGTCCACCACGAACGTGATGATGTTTTCGGCCGCTCAGCCGTTGACGAGGAGGTCCTCCGAAAGGGAGCTCGACGGCAGCAAGAAACGAGCCACTTCCGCCGGCGGTCTAGACCGGAAGCTCGGCGAAG ATATGAAAATGTCCTCGTCCATGTACGAGGTGTTCAATTGGAATTCTAGCCCCGATCCTCCCTTAACCCCCGCCAAACATAAGAGAGCCAGCCTCTCTCTGCCTCCTACAACTGACATCTTTGCCATCGATGATAAGTCTGATAGCGACACTAGGCGTCCGATGATTCAGCGGGCTGCCAGTG GTGAAGAGAGCGACGGGACACCGGGAACACCTAGCTCGGTTTACCTGCGCGTGAACAGGAGGCGCACCGATCTGATGCCGACGATACCGTCGCCGCGCGATGGCCCGCCGTCGTCGGGACGCAGCTCCAGCGCGAAGGCCTTCACACGCTCGCCAGGTAGGACTTACTCCATGTCCAGGCTGGACCAGCTCGCGCAGCCTAGGAAACGTCCGACAGAACTTAGCACACTGACGGAACAGCAAAGCCAGCCTCTGAGCGCTTCTAGCATGAGTCGCAGCATGTCACACTTAGCTGCGTCCGGCGGCAAGAGCCTAAAACGCTCAGATAACTCACGTAGCATGGGCACGCTGCCGGGCGCAGTCCCGATGCCGAGACCAACGAAGGCCGAGAAACTCCGTCGCAAAGCACGCGAGCATCAGATCCAACAGCAGCAAG GCATCCGCAGCGGGGAGGTGACACCGAACAGCCCATCACGACCGCACAGCTCCATGAGCCAGCAAAGCGCCAGCAGCGTGGGCAGCAGTAACGTCAATCTGCGTCCCCGTACAACTGCCCCGCGTCGGCCGCGACCTGCTTCTATTGCCGGTACCGGTGTTTCGGTCACAGAACGACACA ATCTGTCCGGCGATGCGAAACTGACAAAGGATTCAAAGCCGCCACTGCCAAAGGTCCACAACACTCCAAAGAAACCTTCCACGCCGAAGATGACCGAGATCAAGAAGCCCACGGAAAAGCTCGCGAAGAACGCGAAAGCGTCCCCGCGGATAACCCCGAAAGCGACGCCGCTCCAGAGCCCGGGGATCGAGCATGAGCCGTTCATTCGAGAGAGCACAGGGGAGATAATCAAGAACGAGGGGAAGGAAGAAATAAAGTCGGATGATAAGCAGCACGAGGAGAAGAAAGACCAGGGCACGGAAAAGTCGCAG CAGGAGATCAGCGCAGCGGAACAAGGTATCGAAGAAGCGAAGAAGTCGGCCATCGTTGAACAGCCCAATCCTGCACCGGTGACAAAACAAGTGAAAGAAGAGAGCAATTTGGGTCAGGAGAATCAAGCAGCCGTACCGTCACAAGAGACACCCAAGAAGAAAGAGGACAAGCAAGAGAAGAAGCCTCCAGCGGAAACTgaagcgaaacaagaaaacattATTGAAGAACAGGTCGACATGTCTG CCTCGATGATAGCGAAGATCAGAATTACCACAGAGGAGGAGGCCAAAGCAGCTATCGCGGAACGTAGAAGATTGGCCAGAGAGCAAGCAGAACGGGAAGCCGAACTCGAACGTCAACGTCTG GAGGAGGAAGCACGTTTGGAAGCCGAGAGACTACGCGCCGAAGAGGAAGAGCAACGGCGTTTGGAAGAGGAATCGCTCCGTTTGGCCAACGAAGCTCGAGAAGCCGAAGAACAGAGACTGAGACTGGCTATCGAGGAGGCGAAACGTCGCGAGGAGGAGGACaggagaagaaaagaagaagaggcTCGTCAGAAACAGGAGAAAGAAGAGGCTGAACGGAAAGCGAGGGAAGAAGCCGAAAG ACAGCGGATCGAAATGGCTGAACGTCTcaaaaaggaagaagaggaaagacTCGCCAGACGTAAGCGCGTCGAGGCAATCATGCTTAGAACTCGGGGGAAAAATCAGAGCAACACACCCACCAAG GGCGAAGGTGGTGACGGCGACAAGTTGAAAGAAGACAACAGCCCGAACGATGAGAACAAACCAGCACCAGGTAACAAAGGGGAAGACGTGATGACAGCCAGCCTGATATCCGAGGCGACTCAGCAATTCATTAGCGGTGAACAGCGGGCTCATCACACGGAGAACAGCACGAAAACGGATATTGTGCATAACGGCACGCATAGTAACGGCATTAATGAAAGTAAAATTGTATTGGATAATAATCAGGGTAACGTGGAGGGAGAACTGAACGGTCATCATACGAATCACGGAAACGGTATCAACAATCAATCGATTACACTGGATAATGCCACCGt CAAACAAAACAACGTGACCAACAACCTGTTAGACCTAACGGAATTCGACTCTCTCAGTAATAGCAGTAGTGGCCCAATACTCCAACTGACCAGCAatctggccaatgaagacacCCTCAACTCGAACCTAAACCCAGCAGCTATACCCTTCACTCCAATGGCCAACACATACATGCCCACTGCTGCTAATGCCAATGTAAATCCGTTCCAGGATTCTTTTATAAACAACAAACCGCAAGATAATAGTCAAGTACCAG ATCTTTTATCATAA
- the LOC116427961 gene encoding uncharacterized protein LOC116427961 isoform X14: MADNKEEISELVEKRGKQAYSRSQDNGWYLSHCPYRAGAASEETNQRSSSAHNRHSLTKEQTMHWFAQIGGDEAAPDSSDVKRRRSLYDEDSLDGEPHSESEGRDSSGSAKDVDRAKLVRERQNEERQRKLEELRQQALAAQRFREQREEERRRRIDELRSRDNDRFVRNQVEERKRLICEAERERREAILRKNQEREARIEAKKRNERSHIVFAFGSSTPRMLEPADTGGSTFWGTRRATSTTNVMMFSAAQPLTRRSSERELDGSKKRATSAGGLDRKLGEDMKMSSSMYEVFNWNSSPDPPLTPAKHKRASLSLPPTTDIFAIDDKSDSDTRRPMIQRAASGEESDGTPGTPSSVYLRVNRRRTDLMPTIPSPRDGPPSSGRSSSAKAFTRSPGRTYSMSRLDQLAQPRKRPTELSTLTEQQSQPLSASSMSRSMSHLAASGGKSLKRSDNSRSMGTLPGAVPMPRPTKAEKLRRKAREHQIQQQQGIRSGEVTPNSPSRPHSSMSQQSASSVGSSNVNLRPRTTAPRRPRPASIAGTGVSVTERHNLSGDAKLTKDSKPPLPKVHNTPKKPSTPKMTEIKKPTEKLAKNAKASPRITPKATPLQSPGIEHEPFIRESTGEIIKNEGKEEIKSDDKQHEEKKDQGTEKSQQEISAAEQGIEEAKKSAIVEQPNPAPVTKQVKEESNLGQENQAAVPSQETPKKKEDKQEKKPPAETEAKQENIIEEQVDMSASMIAKIRITTEEEAKAAIAERRRLAREQAEREAELERQRLEEEARLEAERLRAEEEEQRRLEEESLRLANEAREAEEQRLRLAIEEAKRREEEDRRRKEEEARQKQEKEEAERKAREEAERQRIEMAERLKKEEEERLARRKRVEAIMLRTRGKNQSNTPTKGEGGDGDKLKEDNSPNDENKPAPGNKGEDVMTASLISEATQQFISGEQRAHHTENSTKTDIVHNGTHSNGINESKIVLDNNQGNVEGELNGHHTNHGNGINNQSITLDNATVKQNNVTNNLLDLTEFDSLSNSSSGPILQLTSNLANEDTLNSNLNPAAIPFTPMANTYMPTAANANVNPFQDSFINNKPQDNSQVPDLLS, encoded by the exons CTGGAGCCGCTTCTGAGGAAACTAACCAAAGGTCCAGTTCTGCACACAATCGCCACTCTCTCACGAAGG AGCAAACGATGCACTGGTTCGCCCAAATCGGAGGTGACGAGGCCGCTCCCGACTCGTCAG ATGTGAAGCGACGACGAAGTCTCTACGACGAGGACTCCCTCGACGGCGAGCCGCATAGCGAGAGCGAAG GACGGGACTCGTCGGGAAGCGCGAAAGACGTGGACAGGGCGAAGCTCGTCCGCGAGAGACAGAACGAAGAGCGACAGCGGAAGTTGGAAGAGCTGAGACAGCAGGCCCTCGCCGCGCAGCGTTTCCGAGAGCAGCGGGAGGAGGAACGCCGGAGGCGCATCGACGAACTCAGATCGCGTGACAACGACAGGTTTGT ACGAAACCAAGTGGAAGAAAGAAAACGTTTGATATGCGAggcggagagggagagaaggGAGGCGATCCTCCGGAAGAACCAGGAGCGAGAGGCGCGCATAGAGGCGAAGAAGAGGAACGAGAGGTCGCACATCGTGTTCGCGTTCGGAAGCTCCACGCCGAGGATGCTGGAGCCTGCCGACACCGGTGGCTCCACTTTCTGGGGAACGCGTAGAGCAACGTCCACCACGAACGTGATGATGTTTTCGGCCGCTCAGCCGTTGACGAGGAGGTCCTCCGAAAGGGAGCTCGACGGCAGCAAGAAACGAGCCACTTCCGCCGGCGGTCTAGACCGGAAGCTCGGCGAAG ATATGAAAATGTCCTCGTCCATGTACGAGGTGTTCAATTGGAATTCTAGCCCCGATCCTCCCTTAACCCCCGCCAAACATAAGAGAGCCAGCCTCTCTCTGCCTCCTACAACTGACATCTTTGCCATCGATGATAAGTCTGATAGCGACACTAGGCGTCCGATGATTCAGCGGGCTGCCAGTG GTGAAGAGAGCGACGGGACACCGGGAACACCTAGCTCGGTTTACCTGCGCGTGAACAGGAGGCGCACCGATCTGATGCCGACGATACCGTCGCCGCGCGATGGCCCGCCGTCGTCGGGACGCAGCTCCAGCGCGAAGGCCTTCACACGCTCGCCAGGTAGGACTTACTCCATGTCCAGGCTGGACCAGCTCGCGCAGCCTAGGAAACGTCCGACAGAACTTAGCACACTGACGGAACAGCAAAGCCAGCCTCTGAGCGCTTCTAGCATGAGTCGCAGCATGTCACACTTAGCTGCGTCCGGCGGCAAGAGCCTAAAACGCTCAGATAACTCACGTAGCATGGGCACGCTGCCGGGCGCAGTCCCGATGCCGAGACCAACGAAGGCCGAGAAACTCCGTCGCAAAGCACGCGAGCATCAGATCCAACAGCAGCAAG GCATCCGCAGCGGGGAGGTGACACCGAACAGCCCATCACGACCGCACAGCTCCATGAGCCAGCAAAGCGCCAGCAGCGTGGGCAGCAGTAACGTCAATCTGCGTCCCCGTACAACTGCCCCGCGTCGGCCGCGACCTGCTTCTATTGCCGGTACCGGTGTTTCGGTCACAGAACGACACA ATCTGTCCGGCGATGCGAAACTGACAAAGGATTCAAAGCCGCCACTGCCAAAGGTCCACAACACTCCAAAGAAACCTTCCACGCCGAAGATGACCGAGATCAAGAAGCCCACGGAAAAGCTCGCGAAGAACGCGAAAGCGTCCCCGCGGATAACCCCGAAAGCGACGCCGCTCCAGAGCCCGGGGATCGAGCATGAGCCGTTCATTCGAGAGAGCACAGGGGAGATAATCAAGAACGAGGGGAAGGAAGAAATAAAGTCGGATGATAAGCAGCACGAGGAGAAGAAAGACCAGGGCACGGAAAAGTCGCAG CAGGAGATCAGCGCAGCGGAACAAGGTATCGAAGAAGCGAAGAAGTCGGCCATCGTTGAACAGCCCAATCCTGCACCGGTGACAAAACAAGTGAAAGAAGAGAGCAATTTGGGTCAGGAGAATCAAGCAGCCGTACCGTCACAAGAGACACCCAAGAAGAAAGAGGACAAGCAAGAGAAGAAGCCTCCAGCGGAAACTgaagcgaaacaagaaaacattATTGAAGAACAGGTCGACATGTCTG CCTCGATGATAGCGAAGATCAGAATTACCACAGAGGAGGAGGCCAAAGCAGCTATCGCGGAACGTAGAAGATTGGCCAGAGAGCAAGCAGAACGGGAAGCCGAACTCGAACGTCAACGTCTG GAGGAGGAAGCACGTTTGGAAGCCGAGAGACTACGCGCCGAAGAGGAAGAGCAACGGCGTTTGGAAGAGGAATCGCTCCGTTTGGCCAACGAAGCTCGAGAAGCCGAAGAACAGAGACTGAGACTGGCTATCGAGGAGGCGAAACGTCGCGAGGAGGAGGACaggagaagaaaagaagaagaggcTCGTCAGAAACAGGAGAAAGAAGAGGCTGAACGGAAAGCGAGGGAAGAAGCCGAAAG ACAGCGGATCGAAATGGCTGAACGTCTcaaaaaggaagaagaggaaagacTCGCCAGACGTAAGCGCGTCGAGGCAATCATGCTTAGAACTCGGGGGAAAAATCAGAGCAACACACCCACCAAG GGCGAAGGTGGTGACGGCGACAAGTTGAAAGAAGACAACAGCCCGAACGATGAGAACAAACCAGCACCAGGTAACAAAGGGGAAGACGTGATGACAGCCAGCCTGATATCCGAGGCGACTCAGCAATTCATTAGCGGTGAACAGCGGGCTCATCACACGGAGAACAGCACGAAAACGGATATTGTGCATAACGGCACGCATAGTAACGGCATTAATGAAAGTAAAATTGTATTGGATAATAATCAGGGTAACGTGGAGGGAGAACTGAACGGTCATCATACGAATCACGGAAACGGTATCAACAATCAATCGATTACACTGGATAATGCCACCGt CAAACAAAACAACGTGACCAACAACCTGTTAGACCTAACGGAATTCGACTCTCTCAGTAATAGCAGTAGTGGCCCAATACTCCAACTGACCAGCAatctggccaatgaagacacCCTCAACTCGAACCTAAACCCAGCAGCTATACCCTTCACTCCAATGGCCAACACATACATGCCCACTGCTGCTAATGCCAATGTAAATCCGTTCCAGGATTCTTTTATAAACAACAAACCGCAAGATAATAGTCAAGTACCAG ATCTTTTATCATAA